The window ACAGCAGCAGGATCAGCCTGGCCTGCGCGGAGGTGGAAGAACCATTCGAGGCAGCCACTTCAGGCCTTCGCTGCAAAGCAGACGGCTTGTTGCGGATCGAAGCTGAACGACACCGTCTCGCCAATCTTCAAATCCGCAAAGCGCCCGGTCTGCGGCAGGGCGATGCGGAACTCGGTGCGGCTCGCGGTCTCGCGCAGCAGCGCAGCCGAATTCGCACCGTCGAACAGGATGCTTTCGACCTGACCGGTGTGCGCCGGATGGTCCGCCGGCAACTCGCTCGCCACACGCGCCAGGCTCACGGCTTCGGGCCGCACGAAGGCCTCGATCTTCTGGCCGGCGGCAATCGCACCCACCGCCCGCGCGCGCATCGTCAAGCCTTGGTCTGTCACGAAGCTGGCCAGGCCATCCGAAGCCGATGCGGCACTGGCCTTGGCCGCAATGCGGTTGTTCGATCCCACGAAGCCGGCCACGAACGGCGTCTGCGGCTGGTAATACAGCGCCTGCGGCGTGCCCACCTGCTCGAAACTGCCGGCGTTCATCACCGCCACATGGTCGGACAACACCAGCGCTTCCGACTGGTCGTGCGTGATGTAGACGAAGGTCGTGCCGAAGGCCGCCTGCAGCTGCTTGAGCTCGACCTTCATGTGTTCGCGCAGCTTCAGGTCGAGCGCGCCGAGCGGCTCGTCGAGCAGCAGCAGCGTCGGCTCCAGCACCAGGCTGCGCGCAATGGCCACGCGCTGGCGCTGGCCGCCGGAGAGCTGGTCCACGCGCTTCTTTTCCATGCCGGGCAGGCTCACGCGCGCCAGCATGTCGCCGACCTTCTTCGCGATCTCGGCCTTGGCCACGCCGCGGCGCGCCAGGCCGTAGCCCACGTTC of the Rhodoferax koreense genome contains:
- a CDS encoding ABC transporter ATP-binding protein, with protein sequence MPADLQADHVGKIYGGQVAVRDLSFTVERGSFFSILGPSGCGKTTLLRMIAGFLAPDSGQIHIGGQPMNGVPPNRRPVNMVFQHLALFPMMSVGENVGYGLARRGVAKAEIAKKVGDMLARVSLPGMEKKRVDQLSGGQRQRVAIARSLVLEPTLLLLDEPLGALDLKLREHMKVELKQLQAAFGTTFVYITHDQSEALVLSDHVAVMNAGSFEQVGTPQALYYQPQTPFVAGFVGSNNRIAAKASAASASDGLASFVTDQGLTMRARAVGAIAAGQKIEAFVRPEAVSLARVASELPADHPAHTGQVESILFDGANSAALLRETASRTEFRIALPQTGRFADLKIGETVSFSFDPQQAVCFAAKA